The sequence below is a genomic window from Oceanispirochaeta sp..
TTCTTCCGGAGCAAGACAACCTCTGCAGCAGTTATGTATAGATCCATCAAGAGAGATATAACGCATCAGCCCTGCAATACCTTTCTTCAGTATCTTATAATAAGATTCACCTTCAAGAACCTTTTTTTCCAAGGCTCGGCCCAGAGCATACAGAATTAAACCAGTACCGGAAACCTCCACATAAGATTCGGGGAGTGTCATTTCCTGATGCCACATTCCCCATTCATCCTGGTATTTCAGCACTGCAGACAATAAATCCTTAAGCATTTGAGCATAACTACTGTGATGTTTATGATCGGGAGGAAGAATATCTATAACGTCAGCAAGAGCCAGGAGCCCCCATCCATTACCCCGGCTCCAATGGTCAGAAGAAAAAATTCCAAAACCATTGAATCCCCGGGCTTGATGCAGCATTCCATTATCAGGATTTAATAAAAGATCATAACTTTTCTTCATTTGATCATGGGCTTCATTAACAAGGCTCTCATCACCTTTTCCAAGACCCAGCCAGGTAAGATAGGGAGTCACTGCGTAGACTGTGTCAATCCATACATGCTCACTGTCTGCCTTTCCCGGCATGGAAAAGAGACTCTCAGCAGAACGGGGGTGGTTTTTCAGCAATTCCCGGGAGCTTCTTTCCAGAGCAGGACCTGCCGAATCAAATTCGCC
It includes:
- a CDS encoding glycoside hydrolase family 88 protein codes for the protein MFDSVIQKVYKRSVNENPVEMYASLLTVYAYARYGIYKGDQKVIEDIRQQMTPFIQGEVPLDSIVGSYKSYEAGGNGTAYLWFKGEFDSAGPALERSSRELLKNHPRSAESLFSMPGKADSEHVWIDTVYAVTPYLTWLGLGKGDESLVNEAHDQMKKSYDLLLNPDNGMLHQARGFNGFGIFSSDHWSRGNGWGLLALADVIDILPPDHKHHSSYAQMLKDLLSAVLKYQDEWGMWHQEMTLPESYVEVSGTGLILYALGRALEKKVLEGESYYKILKKGIAGLMRYISLDGSIHNCCRGCLAPEEGRIEDYIRRGWVLNDVHAFGPVILALTEADIAGLSWDELIGYPFPRGLKEEVLNVNLPL